Part of the Methanobacterium paludis genome is shown below.
TTCCAATGGAAGTCATAGAGAATATCTGCGGCGACTTCCTGAAACAACTCGACATAAAGGAGACATTACCAGGACTATTTTTTATTGACACTCCAGGCCACGAGGCCTTCACAACCCTACGTAAAAGGGGAGGTGCACTGGCTGATCTGGCAATTCTTATTGTAGACGTCAACGAGGGATTTAAACCCCAAACTTATGAAGCTTTAAACATTCTTAAAATGTGCAAAACTCCATTCATAGTTGCAGCCAACAAAATGGACAAAATACACGGCTGGGAAACGTACAAAGGTCTTCCATTTCTCAAAAGTTATTCTAAACAAACAAAAAGCGTTCAGGAAAAACTGGACACAAAAGTTTACGAACTTGTTGGGATACTACATGAAGAAGGTTTTGAATCAGAAAGGTTTGATAGGGTTGAGAACTTCGCAAGACAGATAAGTATAATTCCTATAAGTGCTAAAAGTGGTGAAGGAATCGCTGAGCTTCTTACAATGTTAATGGGACTAGCTCAGCAGTATCTTAAGGAGCAACTTCAAATAGAAACCGATGCCCCAGCAAAGGGAACCATACTTGAAGTGAAAGAAGAAACAGGATTGGGAGTAACTGTTGACGCTGTTATATACGACGGAATCCTGAAAAAAAAGGATACAATAGTTCTTACCACTATTGACAAAGTTATAAAGACAAAAATCAGGTCACTTCTAAAACCAAGACCCCTTGAAGAAATGAGGGAATCTAAAAAACGCTTCAAGAAGGTTGACGAAGTTGTTGCAGCTGCAGGTATAAAGATAGTGGCCCCAAACATAGAGGATGTTATCTCAGGATCACCACTGCGAGTCGCAACTAAAGATTTCGAAAGGGTTAAAGAAGAAATTCTAAATGAAATTGAGAGTATTAAAATAGATACTGATGAAGTTGGGGTAACTGTAAAGGCAGACACCCTCGGATCTCTTGAAGCCCTCGTCAACATGCTTAAAAATATGGATGTGCCCATAAGAGTTGCAGACATAGGGGATGTTTCAAGGAGAGATGTAGTTGCTGCTTCCATTGTTCAGAAGGAAAATCCCCTTTACGGTGTGATCATAGCATTCAACGTCAAAATACTTCCATCAGCATTAGAAGAAATAAATGCATCAGGACTAAAACTCTTTTCTGCAAATGTTATATACAAACTTACAGAAGATTATCAGGAATGGATAGAGGCTGCAGAAGAGCGAAAAAGAAAGGAATGGCTCGATGCAATAATAAAACCTGCAAAAATAAGAATAATTCCAAAACTCGTTTTCAGACACAGCAAACCAGCTATAGCAGGAATAGAAGTCATTGGAGGCACTGTAAAAAAGGATTACAGCCTCATAAGAAACGATGGTGGGTACGTTGGCAAAGTTGAGAGTATGCAGGATAAAGGTGACAACAAACCATCAACCTCAAAGGGACAGAAAGTGGCAATGGCAATAAAAAACGCCATTTTCGGGAAAGACTTTGAGGAAGGGGACGTTTTATACGTTGATATACCTGAAGCCCATTACAGGATCCTGGAATCAGACCTTAAAGGTAAACTTACAGAGGATGAAGTTCAGATACTGGAAGAACTTGTGGAAATAAAGAGAAAAGAAGATTCTTTATGGGGACTCCGGGTAGAATATTAGATGGATTACTAATAAATATAGATAAATTAATGAATTTAACCAGGTAACGATCATTGGATCACACAATGGAAAACGATAAATAATATAGAATATAAAAAACCAGAATAAGATGGAGGAGATAGATTGGCATTTAAAGTAGTAATTTCAGAAGGCGAAAACAGCCATCAAATCGAAGTTGAAGCTGCAGAGTCAAAAAAACTCATAGGATTAAAGATCGGCGAGGAATTCGATGCCTCTTTAGTTGGTTTAACAGGATATAAAGTTAAGATAACCGGTGGAAGCGACAAAAACGGCTTTCCAATGAAAAAGGATATAGACGGACAGAGAAGAATGAAAAGCCTTCTATCTGGCGGTATCGGTTTTAAACCAAAAAGAGACGGACAGCGCAGAAGAAAAACCGTTAGAGGTAACACCATATCCGACGAAACCGTGCAGATAAACACAATAGTTACAGAGAAGGGCGAAAAAGATATAAACGAACTTCTAGAGAGCAAGGAATAAAACCTAGGTGTAAGTTGTGAAAATACAGTCCGAAATAAACATAGGGCTTGTAGGGCATGTTGATCATGGTAAAACAACCTTGACAAAGGCCCTATCTGGCATATGGACAGATACTCATAGTGAGGAGACTAAAAGGGGTATCTCAATAAGGTTGGGTTATGCAGATATAACCTTCAGGAGATGCACAGAATGTCCTACTCCCCAGTGCTATACAACAGCACTTGTGTGCGACAACTGTGGAAAAGAAACACAGGAAATCCGAAAGGTATCCTTTGTAGATTCACCTGGACACGAAACACTCATGGCCACAATGTTATCAGGTGCCGCAATAATGGACGGTGCAGTTCTTGTAATAGCAGCCAACGAACCATGTCCACAACCTCAAACAAAAGAGCATCTTATGGCACTTGACGTTATAGGGGTCAAAGAAGTCATAGTTGTTCAAAACAAGATAGACATTGTTACAAAAGAAAGGGCAATAGAGAGTTACAACGAAATAAAAGAATTTGTTAAGGGAACATGTGCAGAAGATGCACCAATAATACCTATATCTGCCCAGCAAGGCGCTAACATCGATATTCTTATTGAAGTTATCCAGGAAAAAATAAAAACTCCAAGACGTTCCCTAAGAAAAGCTGCCAGGATGTACGTTGCAAGGTCATTTGACATCAACAGACCAGGCTGTTCTCCTGAAAAAATCCAAGGTGGGGTAATAGGAGGATCATTAGTTCAGGGAAAACTCAAAGTCGGAGATGAAATAGAGATAAAACCTGGTATACAGGTTAAAAAGAAGGGTAAAACCGAATGGATGAGCTTACATTCCGAGATCGTAGGTCTTAATGCAGCAGATGAATCTGTTGAAGAAGTCGGTCCTGGAGGACTTATAGGTGTCGGTACAAAACTGGATCCGTCCTTAACAAAAGCTGATTCACTTTCAGGATCCGTTGCAGGCAAACCTGGAACACTTCCACCAATTATGCACGAGTTCACCATGAAAACACAGCTCCTCGAAAGAGTGGTTGGTACAAAAGATGAGCGTGTAGTTGACCCTATAAAATCA
Proteins encoded:
- the infB gene encoding translation initiation factor IF-2 yields the protein MKIRSPIVSVLGHVDHGKTTLLDFIRGSAIAQKEAGGITQHIGATEIPMEVIENICGDFLKQLDIKETLPGLFFIDTPGHEAFTTLRKRGGALADLAILIVDVNEGFKPQTYEALNILKMCKTPFIVAANKMDKIHGWETYKGLPFLKSYSKQTKSVQEKLDTKVYELVGILHEEGFESERFDRVENFARQISIIPISAKSGEGIAELLTMLMGLAQQYLKEQLQIETDAPAKGTILEVKEETGLGVTVDAVIYDGILKKKDTIVLTTIDKVIKTKIRSLLKPRPLEEMRESKKRFKKVDEVVAAAGIKIVAPNIEDVISGSPLRVATKDFERVKEEILNEIESIKIDTDEVGVTVKADTLGSLEALVNMLKNMDVPIRVADIGDVSRRDVVAASIVQKENPLYGVIIAFNVKILPSALEEINASGLKLFSANVIYKLTEDYQEWIEAAEERKRKEWLDAIIKPAKIRIIPKLVFRHSKPAIAGIEVIGGTVKKDYSLIRNDGGYVGKVESMQDKGDNKPSTSKGQKVAMAIKNAIFGKDFEEGDVLYVDIPEAHYRILESDLKGKLTEDEVQILEELVEIKRKEDSLWGLRVEY
- a CDS encoding 30S ribosomal protein S6e, giving the protein MAFKVVISEGENSHQIEVEAAESKKLIGLKIGEEFDASLVGLTGYKVKITGGSDKNGFPMKKDIDGQRRMKSLLSGGIGFKPKRDGQRRRKTVRGNTISDETVQINTIVTEKGEKDINELLESKE
- a CDS encoding translation initiation factor IF-2 subunit gamma encodes the protein MKIQSEINIGLVGHVDHGKTTLTKALSGIWTDTHSEETKRGISIRLGYADITFRRCTECPTPQCYTTALVCDNCGKETQEIRKVSFVDSPGHETLMATMLSGAAIMDGAVLVIAANEPCPQPQTKEHLMALDVIGVKEVIVVQNKIDIVTKERAIESYNEIKEFVKGTCAEDAPIIPISAQQGANIDILIEVIQEKIKTPRRSLRKAARMYVARSFDINRPGCSPEKIQGGVIGGSLVQGKLKVGDEIEIKPGIQVKKKGKTEWMSLHSEIVGLNAADESVEEVGPGGLIGVGTKLDPSLTKADSLSGSVAGKPGTLPPIMHEFTMKTQLLERVVGTKDERVVDPIKSTEPLMINIGTSTTIGVVTSARKKEVEVKLKLPVCAEEGQRVALSRRVGARWRLIGYGIIK